Within Telopea speciosissima isolate NSW1024214 ecotype Mountain lineage chromosome 8, Tspe_v1, whole genome shotgun sequence, the genomic segment ACCGATGACAAATGGAAGGAGAGCTAAGGTCCCGTGTGAAAGGAAGGAAGCAATGGCTAAATGGGTATGAGGTAACGTGAGATAGATGGTTATAAAAAATAGTCATGTTCTTCTTCTGAATCTTAGAGAATAGACGAGAAGAGAAGAGCATAAATTAAATCTTAAAAAACTAAATCAAAAGACAAAGGTTCTAAAAAACTATGAGTTAATCGGAAAATGCCTGGAAGGAATTGCCTGCAATCGCCAACTTGACGAACCCAAGAAGCACCGCTACAATCGCCGGTAGacgcagaagaagaagaagaggcagaGAGAAATGGAGAAGGGGTACTAGCCATTTGGAGAATAGCGAGGGTTTGGTACGTGATAGATTTTAGgcttttttttaatccaacgGTTAATATTAGAATTGGTTAACggttaacatatatatatatatatatatatatatatatatatataaatcatcCGTTGTAGTCTAgttggttatatatatatatatatatatatatgtaaaagtaTTATACGCATATTATATCGTTTTATTCGAAGTATTATATGTCGACACTTAAAATATATGTATTTTGCCGATTCTGAAATATTATATGCAATACggagttttttttattcataCATTTAGATACGTATATAATACacgtatttactaactatgactaCTCAATACTGCTTTATCTTGTCTCTGATTGAACATTTCCCTTttccaataataataattctagATGAAGATGTAGTACAATTACATGGTTACTGATATATTTGGAGTCTGGAATCTGGAAGTAACCATGTAGACATAGGAGAGCTTTCACAAGCATGGCAAAAGTTACTCTTATTGCCGTGCTTGTCTCAAAGATTTACCATTTTATCGAAAAGCCCAATCCCCCAACGTCTCTATCTTTTCGTCCTTATGCCCCAGAGAAGTCTTTAAATCAGTGGGTGCATTGATGgataccaataaaaaataaaggatccTCTTGAGGTCTAACTTGTCGGCAAGCTATAAAGACGTAGGAGGGGTGGGTTCTTCACTTCAACGCAGCAAAGATGGGTAGAAAGTCCAAAAGAGATAAAAGAAGACCTGCAAATTTCTGTATATACATGCATCAACGGAGCAAATAATGAGCAATTGGGGTTTTCGGCTTGGTTAGGTtcaaaccgtttaattaaacagtctcaattttgaaatcataatcgtctcatttattaaacggttttaTGGTTCGTTCGATTCAATAAACGGTTTCTATTTGCTTTTtccacatttatgtacatttacAAGTGTTAAACGGCTTATTCAGTTAAACAGTTCGGTTCAGTTcgaaccgtttaactaaacgatctcaattttaaaaccataaccgaaccatttacTAAACGATttcacaatttcaatttaaacggTTCAGTTCGATTTCGGTTTGTTTTGACACCCGTCTGCCCCTCCTAACCTCCCTTATGTGCTTTAGGGGCAGTTTGAAGTAGGGATGAGCTTGGGCTTGTGTATCAGGCTTATAGGCTGGGGCCTGGGCATGGACCTCTACCCAAGGGTTCAGTTTTGGCTCGGTCCGATCCTAATCAGTTCCGGTCCAACATGATCAAGATCAAAACCGATCCATTTATCTAATCGGTTCCAATTTGAGATCCGAAACCATAATTTATAATGCGTGGGACGGTTCTGGTTCCTAATTGGCTCTAACATTATTACAATGTCTAATATTCTAAAATTTTTACTTAAGCacacaaataaccaaaaatccATTTAATTTATAATGCACGGGACGGTTCTGGTTCCTAATTGGCTCTAACATTATTACAATGtctaaaattctaaaatttttaCTTAAGTatacaaataaccaaaaatccATTTCCTAAGCATAGTAGCAtacaaataaatatataaaccAAAATACCTAAAAGGAAATCTCTATTACCTAGCATACCAATAAATACAAAATCTTTATGATTATATACAAGTTTTAAACGGGTCTTGGTGATTCCAGTTTCAGTTGATTCCAAACTGGTGTTTCGGTTCAGAAATGGttgagagatttcaaatttcAGATCCGAAACTGGACCAATAACTTAATGAGTGGATTCGTTCCGATTCCAGgttctgatcctaaattgacacccttggcATAATCTCCAACGGTTACAAACATGTCTTGGCATATAAGAGGAGAGGAGGCCATGCCTTTACTGGGCAGACGCCAGACCATCACAGTTCACAGGTAATCCCTTTTGTCTGAAACCATATATTCCAACTCATTCCTTTCGTCCCAAAGAGAGGACTGAGTCACTGAAAACCTGCAACCGAAATTAATGCTTGCAAGGGGTCCCTATTTGAAGTTGAGACGCTGAAGTGCTGAACCTAAATCcccatttcatttatttttgggaTCCATACCACACCCACCACATGAACAGTACGAAATTCCCAATGATACAGAGACTGCAATAAACTAAcaaagatgaaaaagaaaagaattccaGAAGCCCATCACAAATTATTAAAGCTTCCGTCCGCAAGGACCCACCTCTGCAGAAACGATAACCAACACAATGAGCGGCAGAGAAGGAACGATGACATCAGTGACCAACCCCTTTCTTTGCATTCACACCGACCAAAACGAACTCTCCTGCTCCAGCTGGTTCCACGAACTTCCACTGCTCCATTAATGGCCTCAGAGACAGCAATGGTGGAACGAAATTCTCATTTTCCCAATAAAGCCCacgtttttttttccttccttgaATGCTAGAAAGTAGAAACCTTCATTTGTTGTGGTGTTGCAGGTTCGTTGCTATGTTTTAAATGTTTTCACACTCCATGCTAAACCCCATCTCCAACAGCTACAGCTTAAATAGATTCAGTGGTTAAGATGCCAGATTTTAAGGCAGAGATAATTTACTTCTTTGCACCTTCAAATCCATTTCACCCCTCTTGGATTTAcaagaaaactaaaaccaaTTTATGACTCAgaagtagaaaaagaaaaattgttgCTTCCTGTGAAGTGAGAGATACATTTATATCACTACTGTCTATTTGACTAAGgaataaatttaaagaaaaaaaaagaagggcatTGTAGTGTGCTTCCATTAGAGATACTGAGAGGAACAAGACTCGATTGTGCAGCTCTTGAACCATGTCTTGATTCCACCATTCACACGGATGGGAAGAACTTGTTGAGGTTAAAAGGTAAGGAATAGAATTCCTCACTCCTAGTATCCGACTTGAAAGAACGGAACTTGTCCCACCAGTGTCTTCCCCTGTCTCTCCTAATTGAACTATCCTTCCGATGCAACGTTAGGTCCAGGAATAATGCCAGGATACCAGCTACAAATGCTTCAGAGGAGAAGGGCACGTTGACCATGTCATTGAACTGCCAAGAACAACAGAACAAACCCAGAACAGTAGAGTCAGACAGATAGCTATGCAGAAAGGTCATTAACCAACTCATGTAATAAGCATAAGGGGAGAtcagaaggaaagaaggttCATGCATACCCATCTTGCACCAGTGTGAACTGGACCATAACCATTAATTGCCGTGTACTCATTGAAATATTGAGGGACTGATAAGCCCATGAAAACAGAGAAACCCAGTATGAACTTTGTTCTGAAGCTGTTGAGATTGCAGAACTGGAGGAAGCTCAGACCAACAGAACCTATTCATAATGAAAGTTAGTTAACTGAACCAGTTAAATATAACTTTAGTCACCAAATGGTTCACACTTTTAGATGGTACATACCCACATAGGCGAAGAACAGGCAATACAATGCCCCAATAATCGGTGCAGGAATAGATGCAAAGACTGCTCCAAATTTCCCTAGATAGTCAACAAAATTTGACTAAGGTTAGGATCTAAGACTAAAGAAACAGCACCATTAAAAATTTTTCCCAAACtcttgtacccaaaaaaaaattttcttccccaaatcccaAGCAACTTACCAAGAACAGAAAAGAATAACATGAACCCAGCAGATATTTGAACCACCCTTCGGCTGCCAACACGTGTCAGTGCTAATAATCCAGCATTTTCACTGTATCACGGCAACAGAGTGAAATTCTCATGTCAATGACGGTTATCTGTTGTTCCTATTATAAAATTATTACCCAATAAAGCATAGATTCCTAATCTTAAGAGCCTTACACAGATACTGAGGACCCATTTACAGTTCCAAATAATCCGGAGAGCAAGATCCCAACTCCCTGAAATCAGAAATATCAAATGACCAATTTAGAAACAGAAACATTCAGTTCCaactagaattaaaaaaattcaacactAGCACCATGCTGCAGCAAAAATGGTGGCACTATTAATACTTACCACACCTAAACTTCTGCACCAATGCAAACGGCTCAATCAATGGACAACAGCAGAGATTATTGTGTCCATAGGGAGAATGATAGTATGTTTTGTACAACCTTCACTGCTTAGCACAGGAAATTTGTGTGCAAACTTCTATAATTAATGTGTTCCTTGTCATCCAGATTTTGAGCCTAAAATATCACCTCCTTTATGATGTTAGGATAATGCACCTCCAAGCGGTCCCCCACCCTGACCAAAGACCTGATGCATGGATTGGCCATGGACACAAGCATCACAGTACATGTACTAAAAACCCCTCCTTTTTCTTTGCTACTTTGAACTTCTTATTTAGTTTCATTCTCCTACCAAACAGGAGGTTGGGGGATCTTAAGCAGGGATACCACCTATTTCATGGGTGCATAGCATGCAATAATTAAGGTTCTTGAATTGTACTCAGTTTCAATGCATCATAAAGAAATAGACAGCTGTTCTACTGAAAATTATTGTACCTGCCAACCAACTCCACGGCTGAGAATAGACGGTGGCATTGGAGTTGCACTAGCATACCTTGCAACTGCAATGAAGGTACCAGTGGACTGCATTTGATTATGAAAATTTGTCAGACTTTAGTAAACTTCCGAGTATCAAAATACTGCTAGAGTCCAGTATCCATGAGGCAAATATTAAAATATCCACACTAGACAGTAATCAAAAGGCCAATAATAACTGCCAAAAGTGCATTTGAGACCACTAAATGGTCATTTTCAGCAAAAAGCAACGTGAGTGCCTAAAGTACTAATCATAAGCTGCACCAAATGAAGCCAACTCATTATAGTTATTCAAAGCATTAGCTCCCACCATGAACCACAAGCAACTGTGTGAGAATGAGACGGACCAAAGTGAAATATACTCTGAACACAAGATCATTGCCAGACTATTTAGTGAACTTCATTGAGTTAAAATAAAGTATGGGACCAAGGAAAGCAGCGCACGTTTTTTACGCGATATTGATTTTAAGCTGGATAGGCAGTAAATCAAATATCAATTATATTCAATATACTCCTCACCCAGGACTGTTTTTCCTCAAAATGTGCTCTCAAGCACCTAAATTTAGATGTTGCGAGTGCCCTCACTCTTAAACTCATGAGCAGGGGCATTCTTGTAATGGAAAGATAGATCAGAAGTCATAAGACATAATAAGGACGCTAGCAACAAAATTCATTGCAGACAAGTATTTTAGAACTCTACAGCAACTGATAGGTAAAACATATGGACAAATAATATTATTATCCACACTAGACAGTAAGCGGAAGGCCAATAATAACTGCCAGAAATGCACTTTAGACCAACAAATGGTTATTTTCTGCAAAAAGCCACGTAagtataacaacaacaacaactcagccttatcccaactaaggtctgctacatggatccttgccctccaatcagctctattcgaggtcatacttgatacaaggactaaactatgcatgtctttcctcaccacttctcctttggtcattttaggtctgtccctggctcttttagttccttcaatctgaatcaaatcacttctccagactggagcatccaaaggccttcgttgaacatggccataccacctcaaataaCTTTATTGTAGCTTATCATgcatcggagctactcccaaatcagctctaatatgatcatttcttactttatccttcctagttttgctactcatccatctcaacatcctcatctccgctacactgagtttatcaatatgatgcttcttagctgcccaacattccgcaccatataTCATAaccggtcgtatgactgtcctataaaagtTTCAAACCtaaagttttaaaggaatatgccaatcacacaacactctggacgcacctcttcacttcatccatcctattctAATTTTCTGTGAAACATTATCCTCTATAgcactttctttatttatgattgagcacatctacctaaaataatcactttgcgaaATCTCCCTCATCAATTTACACGtcattatccatcctagtgtaaCCACAGTTACACACTATATACTCTgttttcgttctacttatcttaaaaccttttgattctaaggttgatctccataactcctaattggtgttaatccctgcttttgtctcatccatcaaaacaatatcatcaacaaaaagcatacaccaaggaacctcatcttgaatgcctCTATTTAAaacatccatgataagcgcaaacaaataggGACTTACAGctaatccttgatgtaacccaattgtaattggaaattcactaccttggcccCCTACAATTATTACACTTGTCaccgcaccatcatacatatctttaattatgtccacacaTTTACTtgaacacttctcttctctagtacttgtcagattaactctctagtgactctgtcataagctttttctaggtcaataacagaccatatagagatccttcttacaatctttaaatctttccatgagtctcctaagcaagtaaatagcttctgttgtggatcttCCAAGCATAAGAAGCCATGTAAGTATCTAAAGTACTAATGATAAGCTGTGACCCAAAGGCAGCCGACTCATTGTAATTATTGAAAGTATTAGTACACAATGTGAACCACAAGCGACTGTGTGAGAACGAGACAGACCAAAGTGAAATATACTATAAAGTCAAGACCAATGGTAGACAATCAAGTGAGACTCATTGGATTAAAAATTAAGTATGGACCAAGGGAAGCACCTCAAATTCGTAGTATGGACTTTTAAGCTGGAGAGTCCAAATAAATCAAATATCAATTACCTTTAATAAACTCCTCACCAAGGACTGTATTCCTCAAAATGTACTCCCAAGCAACTAAATTTGGATGTTGCGAGTTCCCTTGCTCTTAAATTCATGAGCAAGGGCATTCTTGTAATGGAAGGATACTCACAGAACTCATAAAACATATAGGGAAGCTAGCAACAAAATGCACATCATTGTGGACAAGTATTTTAGAACGCTATTAACAGCAACTGATTGTCTGATTGGTAAAGTATTTGTACAGAAATAACTAGATGTGGCAACTaaaatgctctttttttttgttggggggggggggggagaagaaaagaaaggaactAGAATGGTAAAGTTTCCTGGGGTGGGGGTGAAAAGAATCTAAAAGCTCAATGAAGTATCTAGATCTATAAGCATGGTCATAGAAGTGCACAGACCTCTACAAGCGCAACAAATGAAGCCATCATCATGGCGAAGACTTCACCTGCATCAAATGTAGGTGCTCCCCACTGGAATGGATATGGAACTCTTATCCTGCACACACAAATCAGAGTATATCACTATTCATCAAAATCTAGGATAATGTCATCCTACTGTATGAACCTTGTATAAATGGAATCAAAAGTTCTGTTATCTGAGTATAACATATACAATCCAACTCCACTAGTATAATTAAGTCCAACTGAAATGCAAAAGCAAATGAGTCCAAGTCTCACAACTGGACCAGCATCTAGGCTGTCACAGTAGTAATGTCAGGGAAATGCCCTATTTAATTTCAACAGGAAAGAGTTAGACTAAAGTTCATGGACAAAAATACTTACCATGGAGCTGCACTCACAAGCCCAGACTTATCGGTGCGGCAAGTCAATTGAGTTCTTGGAGCCGCGTTCTTATAGGCCCCACCCACAGTAAGGATGTGGGCATAAACCCACACAATCGCCACTGACAAGATAACTGCAAACCGATCAAAAACATGCCTATCACCGCGTATGACATGGGGAATGTACTACAAAACAAGAATTTAAGCATTTGAAGCCGTTAGTCCAGTAGAGTCGCATACTAGAAAAATGCATATGGAGTGTCTAAGACTCATTAAATAATTGGGAAGTGTAAACAATGATTCCTAATTTTCACCACCCATAAAATCCTCAAGATTTGTTCATAACTTGGTGACCTCATAACTGTAAAAACAAATTTGGGTTTATATGATAGATTAAAGAGCATTACCTGTG encodes:
- the LOC122671360 gene encoding nucleobase-ascorbate transporter 6-like isoform X2; the encoded protein is MAGGGGGAAPAPKQDDLQPHPVKDQLPHIAYCLTSPPPWPEAILLGFQHYLVMLGTTVIIPTALVPQMGGGNDEKARVIQTLLFVAGLNTLTQTLFGTRLPAVIGGSYTFVAPTISIILAGRYSNIVNPHEKFERIMRGIQGSLIVASTLQIIFGFSGLWRNITRFLSPLSAVPLVALAGFGLYELGFPGVAKCVEIGLPELIILIIFSQYIPHVIRGDRHVFDRFAVILSVAIVWVYAHILTVGGAYKNAAPRTQLTCRTDKSGLVSAAPWIRVPYPFQWGAPTFDAGEVFAMMMASFVALVESTGTFIAVARYASATPMPPSILSRGVGWQGVGILLSGLFGTVNGSSVSVENAGLLALTRVGSRRVVQISAGFMLFFSVLGKFGAVFASIPAPIIGALYCLFFAYVGSVGLSFLQFCNLNSFRTKFILGFSVFMGLSVPQYFNEYTAINGYGPVHTGARWFNDMVNVPFSSEAFVAGILALFLDLTLHRKDSSIRRDRGRHWWDKFRSFKSDTRSEEFYSLPFNLNKFFPSV
- the LOC122671360 gene encoding nucleobase-ascorbate transporter 6-like isoform X1 encodes the protein MKFLGGGEGGEGEGEGRSKIMAGGGGGAAPAPKQDDLQPHPVKDQLPHIAYCLTSPPPWPEAILLGFQHYLVMLGTTVIIPTALVPQMGGGNDEKARVIQTLLFVAGLNTLTQTLFGTRLPAVIGGSYTFVAPTISIILAGRYSNIVNPHEKFERIMRGIQGSLIVASTLQIIFGFSGLWRNITRFLSPLSAVPLVALAGFGLYELGFPGVAKCVEIGLPELIILIIFSQYIPHVIRGDRHVFDRFAVILSVAIVWVYAHILTVGGAYKNAAPRTQLTCRTDKSGLVSAAPWIRVPYPFQWGAPTFDAGEVFAMMMASFVALVESTGTFIAVARYASATPMPPSILSRGVGWQGVGILLSGLFGTVNGSSVSVENAGLLALTRVGSRRVVQISAGFMLFFSVLGKFGAVFASIPAPIIGALYCLFFAYVGSVGLSFLQFCNLNSFRTKFILGFSVFMGLSVPQYFNEYTAINGYGPVHTGARWFNDMVNVPFSSEAFVAGILALFLDLTLHRKDSSIRRDRGRHWWDKFRSFKSDTRSEEFYSLPFNLNKFFPSV